The following are from one region of the Paenibacillus sp. KS-LC4 genome:
- a CDS encoding ribonuclease H-like YkuK family protein produces the protein MIPEGLSFQNVTERRLSFQDVSERICSFIAGDVHASYHFVVGTDSQVFRGYTKFVTGVVIRRIGKGAWACYRQTVVPREMMKLREKLTLETVLSQEVAYYFMDGVLQRMEDLLLPYVYEGASLAHFIDIDAGTVPSVNETSLYVQEMVERVQGMGTYAARVKPDSYAASSYANRFTKKAVPRYKRRSLF, from the coding sequence ATTATACCTGAGGGATTATCGTTCCAAAATGTGACCGAAAGGCGTTTATCCTTTCAGGATGTGAGTGAGCGGATTTGCAGCTTTATTGCTGGAGATGTGCATGCCTCCTATCATTTTGTAGTCGGAACGGACAGTCAAGTATTTCGGGGGTATACGAAGTTTGTAACGGGGGTTGTCATTCGTAGAATTGGAAAAGGGGCTTGGGCCTGCTATCGCCAAACGGTAGTTCCCAGGGAAATGATGAAGCTCAGAGAAAAGCTGACGCTGGAAACGGTATTGTCGCAGGAGGTTGCTTATTATTTTATGGATGGCGTGCTGCAGCGAATGGAGGATTTGCTGCTGCCCTATGTATATGAAGGGGCATCACTGGCGCACTTCATTGATATTGATGCAGGTACGGTACCTTCTGTTAATGAAACCTCGCTTTATGTGCAGGAAATGGTAGAGCGGGTGCAGGGAATGGGAACCTATGCTGCGCGTGTCAAGCCGGATTCCTATGCGGCTTCCTCCTATGCCAACCGTTTTACGAAAAAGGCAGTTCCCCGCTACAAGCGCAGGAGTCTGTTCTGA
- a CDS encoding ROK family protein, whose product MRIGAIEAGGTKFVCGVGNEHGVIEDRVSFPTEKPEITMANVVDYFKDKQVEAIGVGTFGPINIDKSSPQYGFVTTTPKPGWGNFDFLGALKAHYDVPYGWDTDVNAAAYGEAVWGAAKGLDSCIYYTIGTGVGVGVYSEGKLVHGLVHPEGGHILTRRHPEDTYDGFCPYHGDCLEGVAAGPAIEKRWGVKAVELPPEHKAWEIEAFYIAQAVAGSILLLSPRKIILGGGVMHQLQLFPLIHAEVKRALNGYVQAAEILQNIEEYIVSPGLGDNAGLSGSLALGLDALINSRK is encoded by the coding sequence GTGCGTATTGGAGCAATTGAGGCAGGCGGCACAAAATTTGTGTGTGGCGTTGGCAATGAGCATGGCGTCATTGAGGATCGCGTAAGCTTTCCGACGGAAAAACCAGAAATAACGATGGCGAATGTAGTCGACTATTTCAAGGACAAGCAGGTCGAGGCTATTGGCGTCGGCACATTCGGTCCAATTAATATTGATAAATCCAGCCCGCAATATGGGTTTGTTACGACAACGCCTAAACCGGGCTGGGGGAATTTCGATTTTCTTGGCGCATTGAAAGCGCATTATGACGTGCCTTATGGCTGGGATACGGATGTTAACGCTGCTGCTTATGGAGAAGCGGTGTGGGGTGCTGCGAAAGGCTTGGACAGCTGTATTTATTATACGATTGGCACTGGCGTGGGCGTCGGTGTTTATTCGGAGGGCAAGCTGGTCCACGGACTTGTGCACCCGGAGGGCGGCCATATTTTGACCCGTCGTCATCCTGAGGATACGTATGATGGCTTCTGTCCTTATCATGGCGACTGCTTGGAAGGCGTAGCGGCAGGTCCTGCTATTGAGAAGCGCTGGGGCGTGAAGGCGGTAGAGCTTCCACCAGAGCATAAGGCGTGGGAGATAGAAGCTTTTTATATCGCACAGGCTGTAGCGGGCAGCATTTTGCTGCTGTCGCCTCGCAAAATTATTTTGGGCGGCGGCGTTATGCATCAATTGCAGCTATTCCCGCTTATTCACGCCGAAGTGAAACGCGCCTTGAATGGTTACGTGCAGGCAGCGGAAATATTGCAAAACATTGAAGAGTACATCGTATCGCCAGGACTAGGTGATAATGCGGGACTATCCGGTTCGCTTGCTCTTGGGCTTGACGCTTTAATAAATAGCCGAAAATAA